DNA from Candidatus Stoquefichus sp. SB1:
ATTAGGTGACCATGTCTCACAAGCAGGTTCATATGTTGATGCACAAAGATTACGTTTTGACTTTACCCATCCTCAAAAGATGACAGATCAAGAAATTCGTCAAGTAGAAGATCAAGTGAATGAACAAATTTTTAATGGATTAAATGTAACAATTGAGTTAATGAGTAAAGAAGAAGCAATGAATTCAGGAGCAATGGCACTTTTTGATGAAAAATATGGTGATGAAGTGAGAGTTGTCAGTGTTGGTGATTATTCAAAAGAATTATGTGGTGGATGTCATGTTTCTAATAGTGCTCAAATTGGTTTGTTTAAGATTGAAAGTGAAGAAAGCGTTGGTTCTGGGGTGAGACGTATTGAGGCTGTGACTGCTCAAAATGCTTATTTGGCTTTAAAGAAAAATGAAGAAACGCTGCAAACAATCAGTGATTTATTGAAAATTAAAAATAAAGCTGAATTGGTAGAAAAAGTAACACATTTTATTGAAGAGACAGCACTTTTGAAAAAAGAACGTGATCAATACTTAGATAAACTCAATAGTATTGAAGCAAAAGAAAAAACAAAGAATATAGAAGAGATAAATGGTGTACAATTCTTATATGTCAGTGAAAATAAAGATAATGCAACTGCTAAACAAATCACATTTGAATTGCGTGATCAACTGCAAAATGGAATGATTATTTTAGTTAGTGAATATGAAGGTAAAGTATCTTATTTTGTCGGATTAACACCTTCTATGGTCAAGAATGGACATAAAGCTGGTAACTATATCAAAATGATCAATGAAGTGACTGGTGGTAGAGGTGGCGGAAAGCCTGACTTTGCCCAAGGAGGATGTAGTGCATTAGACAAAATAGAATTAGCTATTGAGCAAATAAAACAATGTTTCTAAGCACTTTTACTAGCAATTTTGAGCAATATGGTGTAATATGGATTATATAGACAGGAGGTATGTGCTATGGCAAAAGATTTTACTCAAACACGTCTATTTAATTCAGAAGAGATTAAAAGAGAAGTCATTCATGCAAATTTAATGACAGTTTCTCAAGCCTTGGATGAAAGAGGATATAATGCAGTCCATCAAATAGCTGGATATTTGATTTCTAATGACCCTGCTTATATTTCAAGTCATAAGGGGGCACGTTCAATTATTCAGCAGATTGATCGTGATGAAATTATTGAGGAACTTGTTAAGTTTTACTTGGAGTCTAAATAGTGGAAAAAATATTGGGATTAGATTTAGGATCAAGAACATGTGGAATTGCTATGAGTGACGCTTTGGGAATGATTGCTCATGGAGTCGAGACATATCACTTTAAAGAAAATCATTATAAAAGTGCGGCTTATCATGTGAAAGAAATTGTTCAACAAAATAACATTCATACTATTGTTCTTGGGCTTCCTAAACATATGAATGGAGATTTGGGCGAGCGTGCACAAATCTCTATTGATTTTAAAGAACGACTTGAGAAAATGATGGATGTAGAAGTTATTTTGGTTGATGAGAGATTAACAACTGTCATTGCTGAAAACCAGTTGATTTTTGCTGATGTGTCAAGAAAAAAAAGAAAGCAAGTCATTGATAAAATGGCAGCTATACAAATTTTACAGGGTTATTTAGATGGTCAAAGGAGATAATATGGACGCAAATAAAATACAAGTTATTGATGATAATGGTAATGAATTAGAATTTGATGTTTTATTTACTTTTGAAAGTGATGAAACTGAGAAAAAATATGTTTTATATTATGATGCAACAATTGAAGAACCTCAAGTTTATTCATCAATTTATGATGATGAGGGACGTTTATATCCAGTTGAAACACCTGAGGAATGGGAAATGATTGAAGAAGTCTTTAATAGTTTTCTAGCTGAAGATGAAGAAGAGGAAACAGAACATACATGTTGTCATAATGGTGATGCAGATCATGAATGCTGTCATGGTGAAGGTCATGATAGTGAAGATCATGAGTGTTGTCATGGTGAAGGTCATGATGATGAAGATCATGAATGTTGTTGTCGTAACAAAGGGTAACGAGAGTTACCTTTCTTTGTTTATACAAAATTCATATAAATATGAAATAATATAAAAAGTATTAAGGAGGATTTTAAAGATGGGGTTATTTTTTCCAACAAGACATGTAAAACCAATATTTGTAGGAAGTTATGGAAATCATTTGACAAGAGGAATGTATGTATTTCATTTGGATATTGATAATGGTGAATTAATTAAAAAGAAATTTTATAAATCTATGACAAATCCAACAGCTATTTTTAAACGTGAACGTTTTATTTATGTATGTTATAAAAACAATACTGGACGTAATACAGATGGTGGATTATGGCAATATGCAACAATGGATTTACAATTTGGATTAGCTGGTAAAGTTTATTATCAAGGAAAAACATATATGGATTCTTATGTGAATGAGGATAGAACTTTTGCTTATGCTGTAGATTATTATAATGGTGAAGTTGTGACAATTCCTATTCTTAAACAAAAAATTGTTAAGGTCACACAATGTATTAAACATGAGGGTCATAGTATTGATCCAAAACGTCAGAGTGAACCACATCCTCATTTTATTGATGAAACACCTGATCATCAAAGAATGGTTGTCTGTGATTTGGGAACAGATGAAATTGTTGTTTATACTATTGGTGAAAAAGGAAAATTGACAAGAGATGAAGAAAATACATTCAAAATGAAACCAGGTTCTGGACCAAAGAAAATTGTTTTTTCGCCAAATGGACAATTTGCTTATGTTCTTAATGAACTTTCTAATACAGTCTGTGTTTATCGATATGATAATGCTCAGTTTACTTTTGTACAGGAAGTAGATACATATCCAAAAGATGAATTTGCTAAAGAAAGTTTAGCTGGAGATATTGTTTTATCACAATCTGGTGATTATTTATTTGCTTCTAATCGTGGACATGATTCTGTTGGTGTCTTTGAAGTGAATCAGGAAACAGGAAAATTGGAATACATTGAATTTGTAGATACAGATGAGAATCCAAGAGCTATGATTATGGTTGATGATCGTTGGCTGATTGTTGCTTCACAAAAAGGTGGAACTTTAGAAACTTATGAATTAAAACGTGAAGAGTCTAAAGGTGTTCTTTTTGAAACACATTTTAATTATCCGGTTGGTGAACCTGTTTGTTTGATTGAAGGACGAGTATACGATAAAAAATAATGCAACTTATAAGATGACTAGGAAATAAAGGTCATCTTTTTTGATAAATTAATGATTGTTTTGAATGCAATTATTGTAAAAAAAGATGTTTTATTGATAATTGTTGTAAAATCACTTATAATAATAAAGATGGAGGATGTTTTATGAAGAATAAAAAAATCATTTTTATTGTTATTGGAATCATAATAGCAGTTGCGTTATTAGGAAGCTTCTTTTTTTATAACAGTGGTATTTCAGCTGTTTCTTCAAAGAGTGAAGAAGTAATCGTGAAAATAGAATCTGGTTCATCAGCAACACAGATGTTAGATACATTAGATCAGGCAGGACTTGTTAATAATAAAATGTGTGGAAAAATATTTTTGAAATTGAATCATTTTGATAATTTACAGGCGAATACATATATTTTGAATAAGAATATGTCCTTATCAAAGATTTTTTCAATCATAGAAGATCCAGATTTTGAATATATTTTAAAATCAAAATTAACAATTAAGGAAGGAAATACAATTCCAGAAGTTGCTAAATCTTTTGGGGAAATTTTAGATTTATCAAAAGATGATATTATCAAACAATGGGGAAAACAAGATTATTTAAAATCTTTAATTAAAAATTATTGGTTTATTGACGAGAGCATTCTTAATAAAGAGATTATGTATCCTTTAGAAGGATACTTATATCCTGAAACATATTATATTACAGAAGAAAATCCAACTTTAGAAAGTGTTACAAAACTGGCTTTGGATATGATGGACAAGAAATTATCTGTTTACAAAGATGATATCCAGAAGTTAGGATGGACACCACATCAATTTTTATCATTTGCTTCAGTTGTAGAAAGAGAATCTGGAACTGATGAGACAGATCGTCCTATGATAGCGGGTGTATTTAAAAACCGTCTTGATCAAGGTAGACTTTTACAAAGTGATATTACAGTTAATTATGCATGGCAAAGAACTGGTGTTAATGTTTCAACAGCTCATCTTCAAATTGATTCAAAATACAATACATATAAATATACTGGGTTGCCTGTTGGACCTATTAGTACAATTCCTGAATCAACAATGAAAGCATGCATTGAATATAAACATCATGATTATCTATTTTTCTTTGCAATGAAAGATCCTCAAGATAAAACAAAGAGCAAAGTGGTTTATACTAAAACATATGAGGAACATATGAAAGAAGTTCAAAAAGCAAAGGATGCAGGATTATGGCTAGAATAATGAATTTAGAAGAATTAGAACAGGATGCACTCAAAAGACATATTCCAGTTATGCAAAAAGAGGGAATCCTCTTTTTGATTGCACAATTGAATGAGATTCATGCAACAACGTGTCTAGAAATAGGAGCTGCGATTGGCTATTCGGCAATGATGATGGTAACCCATGTTGAAGGTTTAAAAGTTGATAGTATTGAAATTGATAATGAACGTTATCAGGAAGCTCTTGAAAATATTGAAAAACGCGAACTTTCTTCACAAATTAATTTATATCATGAAGATGCTTTGATATTAGATACTGATTTATTAAAAAATCAGCCTTATGATTGTTTATTTATAGATGCAGCGAAAGCGCAATATCAAAAGTTCTTTGAGAAGTATGTTCCTTTTGTAAAAGAAAAAGGAATCATTATTGTTGATAATTTAGATTTTCATGGTATGATTTTTGATATTGACCATATTAAAAATAGAAATACAAAACAATTGGTTAAGAAAATTAAAAGATTTAAAGATTGGATTTTTAATCATGAGGATTTTGATGTGAATTACTATGCTGTTGGTGATGGCATTTGTGTGATTAAAAGAAAGGAAAATAAATGAAAATAGTATTATCACTTAATGAAAAACAGAGATTATATGATTATATAGATATGGGAATTGATATTTTTATATTGGGTGGGGAACATTCTTTTCATTGTCCCTATCATTTTGCACTTGAAGAAATTGCAGAATTGACAAAGCAATATCCAAAGTGTCAGTTTTATGTTGCTGTTAATGCATTATACGATCAGCATGAAATTGAGAGTTTACAAAACTATTTAGAAAACTTGTCTTTACTATCTATTCATGGTTTAGTATTTCAAGATTTTGGTGTTTTACAAATGGTTAAAGAAAAGCATTATTCATTTGATATGATGTATGCTCCTGAGACATTGAATACAAATGCAAATACTTTAAATGTATTAGAAAAACAAGGTGTGACAAGTGCTTTTTTATCACGTGTGATTCCTTTAGAAGAACAACTGACGATTTTAAAAGAAGTGAAGATGCCACTTATGTTACATGCTCATGGCGTTGAATATATTGCTGCCAGTAAGCGAGCATTATTAACAAATTATCAGGAAGCATCATCGCTCCAATTTGAAGTTCATGGGCAAAATCATTTATCATTAAAAGCAAAGGATTCACAATATTTGTTTAGAATTTTTGAAGATCGTAAAGGGACACATATCTTTTCTGATAGTCGATTATATACTTTAGATTTATTCAATCATATTCATGATTTTGATTATCTTTATATTGAAACACTGATGATGAGTGAAAACGAAGCTATTGAGATTGCCTCTTTATATAGTGATGCTTTGAAGAGTTATGAAAAAGGAACATATAATCGAGATGTAAAAGAATATATGAATTTATTGTATCATTTAAATACACCATTGGATCGTGGCTTTTTATTTGATCAGACTGTTTATAAATTAGAAGATATGAGGAAGATGGATAATGAGAAACGTGAGTCAAATCGTTAACGGAAAAAGAAAAATTATAAAAAAACCAGAATTACTTGCTCCTGCTGGAAATTTAGAAAAACTTAAGGTTGCTATTATGTACGGAGCTGATGCGGTATTTGTAGGTGGTAAAGAATTTTCACTTCGTTCACAGGCTTCTAATTTTTCAATTGAAGATATTGCAGCAGGTGTTGCGTTTGCTAAAAAGTATGGGGCACATATTCATGTGACATGTAATATTATCTTACATCAGGATAACTTACAAGGCATTCAGGAATATTTAAGAACACTTGATCAAATTGGTGTAACGGCTATTATTGTTGCTGATCCCTATATTATGACAATTGCTAAGGAAATGAACTTAAATTTAGAAGTTCATGTTTCCACTCAGTTATCGACGCTTAATTTAAAAGCAATTGAGTTTTAT
Protein-coding regions in this window:
- a CDS encoding peptidase U32 family protein: MKIVLSLNEKQRLYDYIDMGIDIFILGGEHSFHCPYHFALEEIAELTKQYPKCQFYVAVNALYDQHEIESLQNYLENLSLLSIHGLVFQDFGVLQMVKEKHYSFDMMYAPETLNTNANTLNVLEKQGVTSAFLSRVIPLEEQLTILKEVKMPLMLHAHGVEYIAASKRALLTNYQEASSLQFEVHGQNHLSLKAKDSQYLFRIFEDRKGTHIFSDSRLYTLDLFNHIHDFDYLYIETLMMSENEAIEIASLYSDALKSYEKGTYNRDVKEYMNLLYHLNTPLDRGFLFDQTVYKLEDMRKMDNEKRESNR
- a CDS encoding IreB family regulatory phosphoprotein; protein product: MAKDFTQTRLFNSEEIKREVIHANLMTVSQALDERGYNAVHQIAGYLISNDPAYISSHKGARSIIQQIDRDEIIEELVKFYLESK
- the mltG gene encoding endolytic transglycosylase MltG; this translates as MKNKKIIFIVIGIIIAVALLGSFFFYNSGISAVSSKSEEVIVKIESGSSATQMLDTLDQAGLVNNKMCGKIFLKLNHFDNLQANTYILNKNMSLSKIFSIIEDPDFEYILKSKLTIKEGNTIPEVAKSFGEILDLSKDDIIKQWGKQDYLKSLIKNYWFIDESILNKEIMYPLEGYLYPETYYITEENPTLESVTKLALDMMDKKLSVYKDDIQKLGWTPHQFLSFASVVERESGTDETDRPMIAGVFKNRLDQGRLLQSDITVNYAWQRTGVNVSTAHLQIDSKYNTYKYTGLPVGPISTIPESTMKACIEYKHHDYLFFFAMKDPQDKTKSKVVYTKTYEEHMKEVQKAKDAGLWLE
- a CDS encoding O-methyltransferase, translating into MARIMNLEELEQDALKRHIPVMQKEGILFLIAQLNEIHATTCLEIGAAIGYSAMMMVTHVEGLKVDSIEIDNERYQEALENIEKRELSSQINLYHEDALILDTDLLKNQPYDCLFIDAAKAQYQKFFEKYVPFVKEKGIIIVDNLDFHGMIFDIDHIKNRNTKQLVKKIKRFKDWIFNHEDFDVNYYAVGDGICVIKRKENK
- the ruvX gene encoding Holliday junction resolvase RuvX — its product is MEKILGLDLGSRTCGIAMSDALGMIAHGVETYHFKENHYKSAAYHVKEIVQQNNIHTIVLGLPKHMNGDLGERAQISIDFKERLEKMMDVEVILVDERLTTVIAENQLIFADVSRKKRKQVIDKMAAIQILQGYLDGQRR
- a CDS encoding DUF1292 domain-containing protein produces the protein MDANKIQVIDDNGNELEFDVLFTFESDETEKKYVLYYDATIEEPQVYSSIYDDEGRLYPVETPEEWEMIEEVFNSFLAEDEEEETEHTCCHNGDADHECCHGEGHDSEDHECCHGEGHDDEDHECCCRNKG
- a CDS encoding lactonase family protein codes for the protein MGLFFPTRHVKPIFVGSYGNHLTRGMYVFHLDIDNGELIKKKFYKSMTNPTAIFKRERFIYVCYKNNTGRNTDGGLWQYATMDLQFGLAGKVYYQGKTYMDSYVNEDRTFAYAVDYYNGEVVTIPILKQKIVKVTQCIKHEGHSIDPKRQSEPHPHFIDETPDHQRMVVCDLGTDEIVVYTIGEKGKLTRDEENTFKMKPGSGPKKIVFSPNGQFAYVLNELSNTVCVYRYDNAQFTFVQEVDTYPKDEFAKESLAGDIVLSQSGDYLFASNRGHDSVGVFEVNQETGKLEYIEFVDTDENPRAMIMVDDRWLIVASQKGGTLETYELKREESKGVLFETHFNYPVGEPVCLIEGRVYDKK